CCTGAATATCTGCATGGGCGCCCGCACCTCGTGAATCTCCGACCGACCCAGCCTAATTCCCAAAACGCGAGCGGCAAAGGACTTTCACCTGCGCCGCGAAAACGCTGGTGGGCGGTGAGAGGATCGAACTCCCGACATTCTCGGTGTAAACGAGATGCTCTACCAGCTGAGCTAACCGCCCACGCCGCCTATCGACGAGAGGCGGCGCGCACGGTTTTAGAGAGGCCGCGCACGGGAGGCAAGCGGCCCTCGGAGAAAACCGGCGCGTCCAAACGGAACGGCCGCCGACAGCCGCCGACGGCCGTGCCCGAGCCCGAGATTTCCGTCTTTTACTTCGTCTTGTTGAGCGCGGTTTTCAGCGTCTGGCCGGGTTTGAAACGGGCGCTCTTGGAGGCCGGAATCTTGATCTCTTCGCCCGTCGCGGGGTTGCGGCCCTTGCCGGCGGCGCGCTTCTTGACGGAGAAAGTGCCGAAGCCCACGAGGCGCACTTCGTCGCCCTT
The nucleotide sequence above comes from Methylocystis parvus OBBP. Encoded proteins:
- a CDS encoding HU family DNA-binding protein, coding for MNKLELVEHVANETECSKAAAAAAIDAVIDGITTALKKGDEVRLVGFGTFSVKKRAAGKGRNPATGEEIKIPASKSARFKPGQTLKTALNKTK